The Candidatus Bathyarchaeota archaeon genome window below encodes:
- a CDS encoding threonylcarbamoyl-AMP synthase, whose amino-acid sequence MRILKATNKNIRLAVETIKRGGLVVYPTDTVYGLGCDPFNVNSVRKVFEVKGRTRKPLPVLAYSIKDVEKVAEVTESAVKIARKFWPGPLTLILPRKPKLPGVVTCNLNSVGVRIPGHKIALELIRISNGLLIGTSANKTGEEPPRTPLEAAQQIGDKVDIIIDGGPTPLGKSSTVVDLTREKPTLVREGPIGLDAVLKALKA is encoded by the coding sequence ATGCGAATATTAAAGGCAACAAACAAGAACATTCGCTTAGCTGTAGAAACCATCAAAAGGGGAGGACTAGTTGTTTATCCAACAGACACGGTTTACGGACTTGGATGCGACCCATTTAATGTAAATTCTGTAAGGAAAGTTTTCGAAGTTAAAGGAAGAACCAGAAAACCTCTCCCTGTTCTCGCCTACAGCATAAAGGACGTTGAAAAAGTAGCTGAAGTTACTGAGTCAGCCGTAAAAATAGCAAGGAAGTTTTGGCCTGGGCCTCTAACATTAATTCTTCCCAGAAAACCCAAGCTTCCAGGCGTAGTTACATGCAATTTAAACTCTGTAGGCGTAAGAATACCGGGGCATAAAATTGCCCTTGAGCTTATACGCATTTCAAACGGGCTTTTGATAGGGACAAGCGCCAACAAAACCGGAGAAGAACCCCCAAGAACTCCGTTGGAGGCTGCTCAACAGATTGGAGATAAAGTTGACATAATAATTGATGGAGGTCCAACTCCGTTGGGTAAATCTTCAACGGTAGTTGACTTGACAAGGGAAAAGCCGACTCTTGTTCGAGAAGGGCCAATAGGTTTAGACGCTGTTCTCAAGGCTTTAAAGGCTTAG
- a CDS encoding MFS transporter produces the protein MEVIIRKRVVLFIATLSSFLTPFMGSAITVALPSIGREFAVNAVSLGWVNTAYLLAAAMFLVPFGRIADIYGRKKIFTCGMVVFALSLFLSANSTSLPLLVSFQALQGIGGAMIYGTSVAILTSAFPIGERGKVLGINAAATYSGISLGPVLGGVLTERFSWRSIFLAGLFLSLMIIAIVFGKLKGEWAGARGERFDLVGSVIYSISLAAVIYGFSLLPSTFGMLLIFAGGLGLLAFFILETQMKNPVLNVHLFLNNRVFAFSNLAALINYSATFAVSFLLSLYLQYVKGLSPQSAGLVLLAQPVVQAVMSPFSGRLSDRVEPRIVASAGMTLTFAGLLLFAFLNEGTALSLIVANLSLLGLGFALFSSPNTNAVMSSVEKRFYGVASGTLGTMRLIGQTLSMAVAMLVLTLYLGGVQITPEQYPLFLEGARTVFRVFSALCFLGVFASLVRGRLR, from the coding sequence ATGGAAGTCATTATACGCAAGCGAGTTGTTCTATTCATCGCTACGTTAAGTTCTTTTCTAACTCCTTTCATGGGTTCTGCCATCACCGTTGCACTTCCATCGATTGGTAGGGAGTTCGCTGTGAACGCCGTTTCGTTGGGTTGGGTCAATACTGCATATTTATTGGCCGCGGCGATGTTTCTTGTTCCCTTCGGGAGGATAGCGGACATTTATGGACGGAAAAAGATCTTTACTTGTGGCATGGTGGTTTTCGCCCTTTCGCTTTTTCTATCTGCAAATTCAACCTCGTTGCCTTTGCTCGTCTCTTTTCAAGCTTTACAAGGAATCGGCGGAGCGATGATCTACGGAACTAGCGTAGCGATTTTAACGTCAGCTTTTCCGATTGGGGAAAGAGGAAAGGTTTTGGGGATAAATGCTGCGGCGACTTACTCAGGAATCTCCCTAGGCCCGGTCCTAGGCGGAGTCTTAACAGAGCGATTCAGCTGGAGGAGCATTTTCCTTGCGGGCCTGTTCTTATCTCTAATGATAATTGCTATTGTTTTTGGGAAGTTAAAGGGCGAATGGGCAGGGGCGAGAGGAGAACGCTTTGATCTCGTCGGCTCTGTGATCTACAGTATCTCTCTTGCGGCGGTGATCTACGGTTTTTCCCTACTGCCATCGACGTTTGGGATGTTGCTGATTTTCGCTGGCGGGTTGGGGCTTCTGGCATTTTTCATTTTGGAGACGCAAATGAAAAACCCTGTTTTAAATGTGCACTTGTTCCTAAATAACCGAGTTTTTGCTTTCTCTAACTTGGCGGCTTTGATAAATTACAGCGCTACCTTCGCTGTGAGCTTTCTTTTAAGTTTATACCTCCAATACGTGAAGGGGCTTAGTCCTCAAAGTGCGGGGCTGGTTTTGCTAGCTCAACCCGTTGTGCAAGCTGTTATGTCACCTTTTTCTGGGAGGCTTTCTGACAGGGTTGAACCGCGGATTGTGGCGTCGGCGGGGATGACCTTAACTTTCGCGGGGCTTTTACTTTTTGCCTTTCTAAATGAAGGAACCGCTTTGAGTCTTATCGTAGCAAACTTAAGTTTATTGGGTCTCGGTTTTGCTCTATTTTCTTCTCCCAATACAAACGCTGTTATGAGCTCTGTTGAGAAAAGATTTTACGGGGTTGCTTCAGGAACCCTTGGGACTATGAGATTGATTGGACAAACTTTGAGCATGGCAGTAGCCATGTTGGTATTGACCCTTTACCTTGGGGGAGTTCAAATCACGCCTGAGCAGTATCCGCTTTTCTTAGAAGGGGCAAGAACGGTGTTTAGGGTTTTCTCTGCCCTTTGTTTCTTGGGAGTTTTCGCTTCACTCGTTAGGGGAAGGCTACGTTAG